A genomic stretch from Thermomonospora umbrina includes:
- a CDS encoding rhomboid family intramembrane serine protease, with protein sequence MALPLYDSQPARRAPLVTYLLVAVNVVVFVLTPMANFALAHGTGEVRGCNALEFTLEHGAIPKELTTGRQQPPPAHVGPCTVEPFEKDPWVSAFTSMFLHGDWLHLTGNVVMLFVLGAGVEDRIGRLRYLLSYLFFGLVAVYGFAFTSPDSTVPLIGASGAIAGVLGAYLILNPRGRIVSYVPPIIVSRLPAWVVLGLWFVLQWVSLGDEESNVAYVAHIYGFVAGLLFALMARRVGPARRAVALAGE encoded by the coding sequence GTGGCCCTGCCGCTGTACGACAGCCAGCCCGCCCGGCGTGCCCCGCTGGTGACCTATCTGCTGGTGGCGGTCAACGTCGTGGTCTTCGTCCTGACGCCGATGGCCAACTTCGCCCTCGCCCACGGCACCGGCGAGGTCCGCGGGTGCAACGCCCTCGAGTTCACCCTCGAGCACGGCGCGATCCCCAAGGAGCTGACCACCGGTCGGCAGCAGCCGCCCCCCGCGCACGTGGGCCCCTGCACGGTCGAGCCGTTCGAGAAGGACCCGTGGGTGTCGGCGTTCACCTCGATGTTCCTGCACGGCGACTGGCTGCACCTGACGGGCAACGTGGTGATGCTGTTCGTCCTGGGCGCCGGGGTGGAGGACCGCATCGGCCGGCTCCGCTACCTCCTGAGCTACCTGTTCTTCGGTCTCGTCGCCGTCTACGGCTTCGCCTTCACCTCTCCCGACTCCACGGTCCCGCTGATCGGCGCGTCCGGCGCCATCGCGGGGGTCCTGGGCGCCTACCTCATCCTCAATCCGCGCGGTCGCATCGTCAGCTACGTCCCCCCGATCATCGTCAGTCGCCTCCCGGCCTGGGTGGTCCTGGGCCTGTGGTTCGTCCTCCAGTGGGTGTCCCTGGGCGACGAGGAGAGCAACGTCGCCTACGTCGCCCACATCTACGGTTTCGTGGCGGGCCTCCTGTTCGCCCTCATGGCCCGTCGCGTCGGCCCCGCCCGCCGCGCCGTCGCCCTCGCCGGGGAGTGA
- a CDS encoding Lrp/AsnC family transcriptional regulator yields MITAIVLIKTDVDRIPEVGEQIAALDGVSEVYSITGEYDLIAMVRVRRHEELAEVIPGRLNKVPGILDTETHIAFETYSQHDLEAAFSLGMPD; encoded by the coding sequence GTGATCACCGCGATCGTGCTGATCAAGACGGACGTCGACCGCATCCCGGAGGTGGGCGAGCAGATCGCCGCCCTGGACGGGGTCAGCGAGGTCTACTCCATCACCGGGGAGTACGACCTGATCGCGATGGTGCGGGTGCGCCGCCACGAGGAACTGGCCGAGGTCATCCCCGGCCGCCTCAACAAGGTCCCCGGCATCCTCGACACCGAGACGCACATCGCGTTCGAGACCTACTCCCAGCACGACCTGGAGGCGGCCTTCTCCCTCGGGATGCCCGACTAG
- the trpD gene encoding anthranilate phosphoribosyltransferase — translation MDARTTWPALLNALLDGESLSSEETAWAMNEIMAGEATDAQIAGFAVAMRAKGETVAEVAGIADGMLANATPFEVPSDPGSPIADLVGTGGDRAHTVNFSTMASIIAAASGVRIVKHGNRAATSACGSADLLEALGVAIDLSPERTARVAEEVGITFCFAPIFHPAFKHTAKARRELGIPTVFNFLGPLTNPARTRAQAVGVFHPRMAGVVAGVFAERGCSSLVFRGDDGLDELTTTATSTVWVVREGTAEQVTFDPADLGLARSTAEQLRGADAAYNARVARGLFAGEPGPVRDMTLLNAAAVMVAAAGSPPAAELTESLREAYARAAETVDSGAASALLARWTEVSQSLR, via the coding sequence ATGGACGCGCGCACGACGTGGCCCGCACTGCTCAACGCCCTGCTCGACGGCGAGTCGCTCTCCTCGGAGGAGACCGCGTGGGCGATGAACGAGATCATGGCGGGCGAGGCCACCGACGCGCAGATCGCCGGGTTCGCGGTCGCGATGCGGGCCAAGGGCGAGACGGTGGCCGAGGTGGCGGGCATCGCCGACGGCATGCTGGCGAACGCCACCCCGTTCGAGGTGCCCTCCGATCCGGGCTCCCCGATCGCCGACCTGGTCGGCACCGGCGGCGACCGGGCGCACACGGTCAACTTCTCCACGATGGCCTCGATCATCGCCGCCGCGTCCGGCGTCCGGATCGTCAAGCACGGCAACCGGGCGGCGACGTCCGCGTGCGGCTCGGCCGACCTGTTGGAGGCGCTCGGCGTCGCGATCGACCTCTCCCCCGAGCGCACCGCCCGGGTCGCGGAGGAGGTCGGCATCACCTTCTGCTTCGCCCCGATCTTCCACCCTGCCTTCAAGCACACGGCCAAGGCCCGCCGTGAGCTGGGCATCCCGACGGTCTTCAACTTCCTGGGCCCGCTGACCAACCCGGCGCGCACCCGCGCGCAGGCCGTCGGCGTGTTCCACCCCCGCATGGCCGGCGTCGTCGCGGGCGTCTTCGCCGAGCGCGGCTGCTCCTCGCTGGTCTTCCGCGGCGACGACGGCCTGGACGAGCTGACCACCACGGCCACCTCCACGGTGTGGGTGGTCCGCGAGGGCACCGCCGAGCAGGTCACCTTCGACCCCGCCGACCTGGGGCTCGCCCGCTCCACGGCCGAGCAGCTCCGCGGCGCCGACGCCGCCTACAACGCCCGGGTGGCCCGCGGGCTCTTCGCCGGCGAGCCCGGCCCGGTCCGCGACATGACCCTGCTGAACGCCGCCGCCGTCATGGTCGCCGCGGCCGGCAGCCCGCCCGCCGCGGAGCTGACCGAGTCGCTGCGCGAGGCGTACGCGCGGGCCGCCGAGACCGTCGACTCCGGCGCGGCCTCGGCCCTCCTGGCGCGCTGGACCGAGGTCTCCCAATCCCTCAGGTGA
- a CDS encoding response regulator transcription factor, translating to MSTSPSGAAGAPDSSAPMKVLVYSDDADTRAQVRMAIGRRPAADLPPVEFVEIATQPAVVARLDEGDIDVAIVDGEAQPAGGLGVCRQAKDEVYDCPPFAAIIARRDDGWLATWSRADAVVSMPLDPMALAQAVAGLMRRRLDSRLPVR from the coding sequence ATGAGCACCTCCCCGTCCGGGGCCGCCGGCGCCCCCGACAGCAGCGCCCCGATGAAGGTCCTGGTGTACAGCGACGACGCCGACACGCGCGCCCAGGTGCGGATGGCGATCGGCCGGCGGCCCGCCGCCGACCTCCCCCCGGTGGAGTTCGTGGAGATCGCCACCCAGCCCGCCGTGGTCGCGCGGCTGGACGAGGGCGACATCGACGTGGCGATCGTGGACGGCGAGGCGCAGCCGGCCGGCGGGCTCGGCGTCTGCCGACAGGCCAAGGACGAGGTCTACGACTGCCCGCCGTTCGCGGCGATCATCGCCCGGCGCGACGACGGCTGGCTGGCGACCTGGTCGCGGGCCGACGCCGTGGTGAGCATGCCGCTGGACCCGATGGCGCTGGCCCAGGCCGTCGCCGGCCTGATGCGGCGGCGACTGGACTCCCGGCTGCCGGTCCGCTGA
- a CDS encoding cytochrome c oxidase subunit 3, whose amino-acid sequence MLPVATASAIQTTPHARTNRPNLVSVGTIVWLSSELMFFAALFAMFFTIRSVIIGQDGEHAWPGAPLDLPLASFNTLILVLSSVTCQMGVFKAEAGKVGRDGGLLNFTRWGLREWYVLSFLMGAYFVSGQVYEYYNLVTKDGLTLSSSPYGSVFYLTTGFHGLHVTGGLIAFLFVLGRTYAAKRWTHEQATSAIVVSYYWHFVDVVWIGLFGVIYLLDY is encoded by the coding sequence ATGCTGCCCGTGGCAACAGCATCCGCGATACAGACAACTCCGCACGCTCGGACCAATCGTCCCAACCTGGTGAGCGTGGGGACGATCGTTTGGCTGTCGTCCGAGCTGATGTTCTTCGCGGCGTTGTTCGCGATGTTCTTCACCATCCGCTCGGTGATCATCGGTCAGGACGGCGAGCACGCATGGCCCGGCGCGCCCCTGGACCTCCCGCTGGCCTCGTTCAACACGCTCATCCTGGTGCTGTCCTCGGTGACCTGCCAGATGGGCGTGTTCAAGGCCGAGGCGGGCAAGGTCGGACGCGACGGCGGCCTGTTGAACTTCACCCGGTGGGGCCTGCGCGAGTGGTACGTGCTGAGCTTCCTCATGGGCGCGTACTTCGTGAGCGGCCAGGTCTACGAGTACTACAACCTGGTCACCAAGGACGGCCTGACGCTGTCGTCGTCGCCCTACGGCTCGGTGTTCTACCTGACCACCGGGTTCCACGGGCTGCACGTGACGGGCGGGCTCATCGCCTTCCTCTTCGTGCTGGGCCGTACCTACGCGGCCAAGCGGTGGACCCATGAGCAGGCGACCAGCGCGATCGTGGTGTCGTACTACTGGCACTTCGTCGACGTGGTCTGGATCGGCCTGTTCGGGGTGATCTACCTGCTCGACTACTAG
- a CDS encoding cytochrome c, whose product MKRFTAWRRRPWAGYAVVLAALAAIGAIYAGFSPRTDRAEAANASQAAADLANGRQLYTKNCASCHGPSAEGTKDAKGRPLAPSLIGVGAASVDFQVSTGRMPAMNPGAQMPRKKPIPEFNTDIPTDQHDDELREKALHQKAQAEKNLADLRNYIQSLGKGPDVPSAAMVDPRGGDVALGGKLFRTNCAQCHNFVGSGGALTGGKYAPPLDSSDVTPTQMYEAMVTGPQAMPVFNDTTLTPEQKRAIIAYVVETREEPNPGGNGLGRIGPVAEGLAGWLIGMTMLVLAAMWLTAKKPKKLKKS is encoded by the coding sequence GTGAAAAGGTTCACCGCATGGCGACGGCGCCCGTGGGCGGGCTACGCCGTCGTGCTGGCGGCCCTGGCGGCGATCGGCGCGATCTACGCCGGATTCTCGCCGCGCACCGACCGTGCCGAGGCGGCCAACGCGAGTCAGGCCGCCGCGGATCTGGCCAACGGCCGGCAGCTCTACACCAAGAACTGCGCGAGTTGCCACGGCCCGAGCGCCGAGGGCACCAAGGACGCCAAGGGCAGGCCGCTGGCGCCCAGCCTGATCGGCGTCGGAGCCGCGTCGGTCGACTTCCAGGTGTCGACGGGCCGCATGCCCGCGATGAACCCCGGCGCGCAGATGCCGCGCAAGAAGCCGATCCCGGAGTTCAACACCGACATCCCGACCGACCAGCATGACGACGAGCTGCGCGAGAAGGCCCTGCACCAGAAGGCCCAGGCCGAGAAGAACCTGGCCGACCTGCGCAACTACATCCAGTCGCTGGGCAAGGGACCGGACGTGCCGAGCGCCGCGATGGTCGATCCCAGGGGCGGCGACGTCGCGCTCGGCGGCAAGCTGTTCCGCACCAACTGCGCCCAGTGCCACAACTTCGTCGGCTCCGGCGGCGCGCTGACCGGGGGCAAGTACGCGCCTCCGCTGGACAGCTCCGACGTGACGCCCACGCAGATGTACGAGGCGATGGTGACCGGGCCGCAGGCGATGCCCGTGTTCAACGACACCACGCTCACGCCCGAGCAGAAGCGCGCGATCATCGCCTACGTCGTGGAGACCCGCGAGGAGCCCAACCCCGGCGGCAACGGACTCGGCCGCATCGGCCCGGTGGCCGAGGGGCTGGCCGGCTGGCTGATCGGCATGACGATGCTGGTGCTGGCGGCGATGTGGCTGACCGCAAAGAAGCCGAAGAAGCTGAAGAAGTCATGA
- a CDS encoding ubiquinol-cytochrome c reductase iron-sulfur subunit → MSDNNTGSNEPTEPGDAVHEQRQSPKRVIGTPAQDGRLLVTAEGEPAPHGAGAELDEESAKRAERVVALFFLLAALGSVGFIAAYVYAGTLGENGMHGVDDAQVSNYLLGGGMTVAMLAMAIGVTIWVRRLMTSKQIIQKRGNLYSDEPTREEFATNFLEGAGDSAVTKRPLLRRTLLLAAAPLGLAPLVLLRDLGPLPEKRLRHTFWGEAVKHAKEHGKKGVRLVVDGTNRPLRVSDFATPGSMITVLPEGIEESHHAMNDIAKAVTILINIPADRFKPVKGRENWHVNGIVAYSKICTHVGCPAALYEQTTHHILCPCHQSTFDATDGAKVIFGPAARSLPQLPLAVEDGYLIATGDYPEPVGPSFWERG, encoded by the coding sequence ATGAGCGACAACAACACCGGCTCCAACGAGCCCACCGAGCCCGGCGACGCGGTCCACGAGCAGCGGCAGTCGCCCAAGCGCGTGATCGGCACGCCCGCCCAGGACGGCCGCCTGCTGGTCACCGCGGAGGGCGAGCCCGCGCCGCACGGCGCCGGGGCCGAGCTCGACGAGGAGTCCGCCAAGCGCGCCGAGCGCGTCGTGGCGCTGTTCTTCCTGCTGGCCGCGCTCGGCAGCGTCGGCTTCATCGCGGCGTACGTCTACGCCGGGACGCTCGGCGAGAACGGCATGCACGGCGTCGACGACGCGCAGGTCTCCAACTACCTGCTCGGCGGCGGCATGACCGTGGCGATGCTGGCGATGGCGATCGGCGTGACCATCTGGGTCCGCCGCCTCATGACCAGCAAGCAGATCATCCAGAAGCGCGGCAACCTGTACTCCGACGAGCCCACCCGCGAGGAGTTCGCCACGAACTTCCTGGAGGGCGCCGGGGACAGCGCGGTCACCAAGCGGCCGCTGCTGCGCCGCACGCTGCTGCTGGCCGCCGCCCCGCTCGGGCTGGCGCCGCTGGTGCTGCTGCGCGACCTGGGCCCGCTGCCGGAGAAGCGCCTGCGCCACACCTTCTGGGGCGAGGCCGTCAAGCACGCCAAGGAGCACGGCAAGAAGGGCGTCCGCCTCGTGGTGGACGGCACCAACCGACCGCTGCGGGTCAGCGACTTCGCCACCCCGGGCTCCATGATCACGGTGCTGCCGGAGGGGATCGAGGAGTCGCACCACGCGATGAACGACATCGCGAAGGCGGTCACCATCCTCATCAACATCCCCGCCGACCGGTTCAAGCCGGTCAAGGGCCGGGAGAACTGGCACGTCAACGGGATCGTGGCGTACTCGAAGATCTGCACGCACGTGGGCTGCCCGGCGGCCCTGTACGAGCAGACCACGCATCACATCCTGTGCCCGTGCCACCAGTCGACGTTCGACGCCACCGACGGGGCCAAGGTCATCTTCGGTCCGGCGGCGCGCTCGCTGCCGCAGTTGCCGCTGGCGGTCGAGGACGGCTATCTGATCGCCACCGGTGACTACCCCGAGCCGGTGGGCCCGAGCTTCTGGGAGCGCGGATGA
- a CDS encoding cytochrome b, which produces MSTPAPPKAVSGPLNFIDDRLGSTTFFKRNMKKVFPDHWSFMLGEIALYSFIILLLTGTFLTLWFQPSMHEVVYDGSYEKLKGVPMSAAYESTLHITFDVRGGLLMRQMHHWAAILFMCAICAHMLRVFFTGAYRKPRELNWLIGIGLFTLGMVEGLFGYSLPDDLLSGTGLRITQGVAESIPVVGTYIYMFLFGGEFPHGTNGEIIPRLFTLHVLLIPGIILALVTAHMMIMWHQKHTQMPGPQRTNENVVGYPFYPVFMAKTGAYFLFTFGVVALMATFAQINPIWLFGPYDPGAISAGSQPDWYMGILEGSLRIMPNWETTAFGHTVSWNVLIPALGPLGIIFTGAALWPFIEQWVTGDRRWHHTVERPRNAPVRTGVGMAAVAFYGLLWLAGGNDVIAEKFHVSLFATTWFFRFAVIIGPILAYIITKRVCLGLQRSDAATMHHGVEAGIILMSPDGAFSEKHEAAKEQERAVLLSKENTSPALPGADANGIPAPGSKGPVGHLRGRLYRYWTFDDIPVEEHDDHHEVEGGEGGHKELTH; this is translated from the coding sequence ATGAGCACACCGGCACCCCCCAAGGCGGTCTCCGGGCCGCTGAACTTCATCGACGACCGGCTCGGTTCGACCACCTTCTTCAAGCGGAACATGAAGAAGGTCTTTCCGGACCACTGGTCGTTCATGTTGGGCGAGATCGCCCTCTACTCGTTCATCATCCTGCTGCTGACCGGGACCTTCCTCACCCTGTGGTTCCAGCCGAGCATGCACGAGGTGGTGTACGACGGCTCGTACGAGAAGCTCAAGGGCGTGCCGATGTCGGCCGCCTACGAGTCCACGCTGCACATCACGTTCGACGTGCGCGGCGGTCTGCTCATGCGGCAGATGCACCACTGGGCCGCGATCCTGTTCATGTGCGCGATCTGCGCCCACATGCTGCGGGTGTTCTTCACCGGCGCCTACCGCAAGCCGCGCGAGCTGAACTGGCTCATCGGCATCGGGCTGTTCACGCTGGGCATGGTCGAGGGCCTGTTCGGCTACTCGCTGCCCGACGACCTGCTGTCCGGCACGGGCCTGCGGATCACCCAGGGCGTCGCCGAGTCGATCCCCGTGGTCGGCACGTACATCTACATGTTCCTGTTCGGCGGCGAGTTCCCGCACGGCACGAACGGCGAGATCATCCCGCGCCTGTTCACCCTGCACGTGCTGCTCATCCCGGGCATCATCCTGGCGCTGGTGACGGCGCACATGATGATCATGTGGCATCAGAAGCACACCCAGATGCCCGGCCCGCAGCGCACCAACGAGAACGTGGTCGGCTACCCGTTCTACCCGGTGTTCATGGCCAAGACCGGCGCGTACTTCCTGTTCACCTTCGGCGTCGTCGCGCTGATGGCGACGTTCGCGCAGATCAACCCGATCTGGCTGTTCGGTCCGTACGACCCGGGCGCGATCTCGGCGGGCTCGCAGCCGGACTGGTACATGGGCATCCTCGAGGGCTCGCTGCGGATCATGCCCAACTGGGAGACCACCGCGTTCGGCCACACCGTGAGCTGGAACGTGTTGATCCCGGCCCTGGGTCCGCTGGGCATCATCTTCACCGGCGCCGCGCTGTGGCCGTTCATCGAGCAGTGGGTCACCGGCGACCGGCGCTGGCACCACACCGTGGAGCGCCCGCGCAACGCCCCGGTCCGCACCGGCGTCGGCATGGCCGCCGTCGCGTTCTACGGTCTGCTGTGGCTGGCCGGCGGCAACGACGTGATCGCCGAGAAGTTCCACGTGTCGCTGTTCGCCACGACCTGGTTCTTCCGGTTCGCGGTCATCATCGGCCCGATCCTGGCGTACATCATCACCAAGCGGGTCTGCCTCGGCCTGCAGCGCAGCGACGCCGCCACGATGCACCACGGCGTCGAGGCGGGCATCATCCTGATGTCGCCGGACGGCGCGTTCAGCGAGAAGCACGAGGCGGCCAAGGAGCAGGAGCGCGCCGTCCTCCTCAGCAAGGAGAACACGTCGCCCGCGCTGCCCGGCGCCGACGCCAACGGCATCCCGGCGCCCGGTTCGAAGGGGCCGGTGGGCCACCTGCGGGGCCGTCTCTACCGCTACTGGACCTTCGACGACATTCCGGTGGAGGAGCACGACGACCACCACGAGGTCGAGGGGGGCGAGGGCGGCCACAAGGAGCTCACGCACTAG
- a CDS encoding glycosyltransferase family 4 protein, producing the protein MTKTLVVTNDFPPRPGGIQAFVHNLAVRRPPGSVVVYAPAWKGAAEFDAGQKFPIVRHPTSLMLPEPSVLRRAGALARSEGCDTVLFGAAAPLGLLAPALRRYGVEHCVGITHGHEAAWASLPVARSALRRIGEGLDVLTYLGEYTRSRMAAVLSPQAASRMARLAPGVDETAFFAGSGGAEVRRRYGLADRPVVVCVSRLVPRKGQDALVHAWPTVLRKFPDAALLLVGGGPYRADLERLAAERGVSDSVVFAGSVPWEQLPAHYDAGDVFAMPCRTRRRGLDVEGLGIVYLEASSTGLPVVAGDSGGAPDAVLDGETGVVVRGRSVPELAEAVTDLLADPERARKMGEQGRAWVEREWRWDVQAARLDTLLTGGS; encoded by the coding sequence ATGACCAAGACTCTGGTGGTGACCAATGACTTCCCGCCCCGGCCGGGCGGGATCCAGGCGTTCGTGCACAACCTGGCGGTCCGGAGGCCGCCGGGCTCGGTGGTGGTGTACGCCCCCGCGTGGAAGGGCGCGGCCGAGTTCGACGCCGGGCAGAAGTTCCCGATCGTGCGGCACCCGACGTCGCTGATGCTGCCGGAGCCGTCGGTGCTGCGCCGAGCCGGCGCCCTCGCCCGCTCCGAGGGCTGCGACACGGTGCTGTTCGGCGCCGCCGCCCCGCTCGGCCTGCTGGCCCCCGCGTTGCGCCGGTACGGGGTCGAGCACTGCGTCGGCATCACCCACGGGCACGAGGCGGCCTGGGCGTCCCTGCCGGTGGCGAGGAGCGCGCTGCGGCGGATCGGCGAGGGCCTGGACGTGCTGACCTACCTGGGGGAGTACACCCGTTCGCGGATGGCCGCCGTGCTGTCGCCGCAGGCCGCCTCCCGCATGGCGCGACTGGCGCCCGGAGTGGACGAGACGGCGTTCTTCGCGGGCTCCGGCGGCGCCGAGGTCCGCCGCCGGTACGGCCTCGCCGACCGTCCCGTGGTCGTGTGCGTGTCCCGCCTGGTGCCGCGCAAGGGGCAGGACGCCCTCGTTCACGCGTGGCCCACGGTGCTGCGCAAGTTCCCGGACGCCGCGCTGCTGCTGGTCGGCGGCGGCCCGTACCGCGCCGATCTGGAACGACTGGCGGCCGAACGCGGTGTGTCCGACTCGGTGGTCTTCGCGGGCAGCGTGCCGTGGGAGCAACTGCCGGCCCACTACGACGCCGGTGACGTGTTCGCCATGCCGTGCCGCACCCGCCGACGCGGCCTGGACGTCGAGGGGCTCGGCATCGTCTACCTGGAGGCGTCCTCCACCGGCCTCCCCGTCGTGGCGGGCGACTCGGGCGGCGCTCCCGACGCCGTCCTGGACGGCGAGACCGGCGTGGTCGTCCGGGGGCGTTCCGTCCCCGAGCTCGCCGAGGCCGTCACCGACCTCCTGGCCGACCCCGAACGGGCTCGCAAGATGGGGGAGCAGGGCCGGGCGTGGGTCGAACGCGAGTGGCGCTGGGACGTCCAGGCCGCCCGCCTCGACACGCTTCTCACCGGGGGCTCCTGA
- a CDS encoding ATP-binding protein produces MTNERVHRRAFKGEPEELAKVRNFAATALAGCPVLDDAILLLDEVTANAIVHTDSPTIEVALRHVGDVVRGEVRDAGSSDSVPAPKQESDGESGRGLLIVDLLAKQWGSRRTSQGRLVWFELHDPDCAPKPAP; encoded by the coding sequence GTGACGAACGAGCGGGTGCACCGCAGGGCCTTCAAGGGCGAGCCCGAGGAACTGGCGAAGGTACGGAACTTCGCGGCGACGGCCCTGGCCGGGTGCCCGGTCCTGGACGACGCCATCCTGCTCCTCGACGAGGTCACGGCCAACGCCATCGTGCACACCGACTCCCCCACCATCGAGGTGGCCCTGCGCCACGTCGGCGACGTCGTCCGCGGCGAGGTCCGCGACGCGGGCTCGTCCGACTCCGTCCCCGCGCCCAAGCAGGAGTCGGACGGCGAGAGCGGTCGCGGCCTCCTCATCGTGGACCTGCTCGCCAAGCAGTGGGGCAGCCGCCGCACCTCCCAGGGACGCCTGGTCTGGTTCGAACTCCACGACCCCGACTGCGCCCCCAAGCCCGCCCCCTGA
- a CDS encoding NADAR family protein: MADEAPEPRTVQDVLALQTRGRRLKFLFFWGHRPSASQEVGKGCLSQWWEGSFTVDGVTYRSAEHWMMAHKARLFGDDRTFDRIIDATHPAEAKKLGREVRGFDDARWGSHRSEIVTQGNVAKFGQDPALRGYLLGTGDRVLVEASPLDRVWGIGLREQDERAIVPARWRGLNLLGFALMEARARLRG, translated from the coding sequence ATGGCCGATGAAGCGCCGGAACCGCGCACCGTACAGGACGTCCTCGCGTTGCAGACCCGGGGACGGCGTTTGAAGTTCCTGTTCTTCTGGGGCCATCGGCCGTCCGCCTCCCAGGAGGTCGGCAAGGGCTGCCTCAGCCAGTGGTGGGAGGGCTCGTTCACCGTGGACGGCGTCACCTACCGGAGCGCCGAGCATTGGATGATGGCGCACAAGGCCCGCCTTTTCGGCGACGACCGGACCTTCGACCGCATCATCGACGCGACCCATCCGGCCGAGGCCAAGAAGCTCGGCCGTGAGGTGCGCGGATTCGACGACGCCCGCTGGGGGTCCCACCGCTCCGAGATCGTGACCCAGGGCAACGTCGCCAAGTTCGGCCAGGACCCGGCCCTGCGCGGCTACCTCCTCGGTACGGGAGACCGTGTCCTCGTGGAGGCCAGCCCCCTTGACCGCGTCTGGGGCATCGGCCTCCGCGAACAGGACGAGCGGGCGATCGTCCCCGCCCGCTGGCGCGGACTCAACCTCTTGGGCTTCGCCCTCATGGAGGCCCGCGCCCGGCTCCGGGGCTGA
- a CDS encoding ArsR/SmtB family transcription factor, which yields MTLLHPARDQIELVDVLAALGHPVRARIVRGLASGEERFCGSLLPGVPKSTLTHHWRVLRESGVIRQRPEGRKLYITLRRADLDARFPGLLDLFLSEPPPPMPTAPEDHPAEADHH from the coding sequence ATGACCCTGCTGCACCCCGCCCGCGACCAGATCGAGTTGGTCGACGTCCTGGCCGCGCTGGGCCACCCCGTCCGCGCCCGGATCGTCCGCGGACTCGCCTCCGGCGAGGAGCGCTTCTGCGGCTCCCTGCTGCCGGGCGTCCCCAAGTCCACCCTCACGCACCACTGGCGGGTCCTCCGCGAGAGCGGCGTCATCCGCCAACGCCCCGAGGGCCGCAAGCTCTACATCACCCTCCGCCGCGCCGACCTCGACGCCCGCTTCCCCGGCCTCCTCGACCTCTTCCTCTCCGAACCGCCCCCGCCCATGCCCACCGCCCCCGAGGACCATCCCGCCGAGGCCGACCACCACTGA